A window from bacterium encodes these proteins:
- a CDS encoding TonB-dependent receptor, which produces MKIKRMLFYLLVMVLIDGMTKHVKGEEEKKPSSFDLGEVVITGTKTEKMLADVPVETNLITKKEIQNSNAQTVSDLLKYTPGISAGMSLDSDRRGNLNWRTSFRGLGLDAGYGLILIDGQRVKGGGMGEYGYGINQIPPEMIERIEVVKGPSSVLYGSDPIAGVINIITKPAPEKRIFSCFGSYGTNDESNVGLNVGDRFGKFGYILSYNREISKIGKYGREDNYEANFLNNKLSYEFEKKKRLNLGISWDKKDWIYSKQNSIRISPEWLTKFDGGSSFTLKGYWYDWNFHNFSPTSTELKGDMVYRQAESQYSRLLFDKHMGTLGLEFLEEKIDYNLVKKTIDTHSIFLQDDWAALNNMNLTLGARFDSHSQFGEEINPRLLELSNKTRIKASIGKSFKSPTIRQLYYNAPFKHGDYYIKSNPDLNPERGIGSSVGMEQEFSDRFLLNLGIFRNDIDDMVASIDTGETYLNKPLKSYKNVNKAYTQGIELEVKSNFTQDIAGFLSYTLLDTEDKERKKDLPYQPVHTAGCRLDYKNKKYAFGTNFGMRYIGSMFKDSANTQETDNYFVAEMKFIKEIQKYAKVSLEIDNLFNTDYGDPSVDREGRTFTGKINLEF; this is translated from the coding sequence ATGAAAATAAAAAGAATGTTGTTTTATTTATTGGTAATGGTCCTTATTGATGGTATGACAAAACATGTTAAAGGCGAGGAAGAAAAGAAACCCAGTTCATTTGATTTGGGTGAGGTAGTAATAACAGGGACTAAAACAGAAAAAATGTTGGCTGATGTGCCTGTCGAGACAAATCTAATCACAAAAAAAGAAATACAAAACTCCAATGCTCAAACAGTATCTGATTTATTAAAATATACACCGGGAATAAGTGCGGGAATGTCCCTGGATTCTGACCGTAGAGGAAATCTTAATTGGAGGACAAGTTTCAGAGGACTGGGATTAGATGCCGGTTACGGTTTAATTCTTATCGATGGCCAGAGAGTAAAAGGCGGCGGTATGGGTGAATATGGATACGGAATAAATCAAATACCACCAGAGATGATTGAACGCATAGAAGTAGTTAAGGGCCCAAGTTCAGTCTTATACGGAAGTGATCCAATAGCTGGTGTAATCAACATTATTACAAAACCTGCACCTGAAAAGAGAATTTTCTCCTGTTTTGGAAGTTACGGAACAAATGATGAGTCTAATGTTGGACTCAACGTGGGAGATAGGTTTGGTAAATTTGGATATATTTTGAGTTATAACCGCGAAATATCTAAAATCGGCAAATATGGCCGTGAAGATAATTATGAAGCAAATTTTTTAAACAACAAACTTAGTTATGAATTCGAAAAAAAGAAAAGATTAAATCTGGGAATAAGTTGGGATAAAAAAGATTGGATTTACAGTAAACAGAACAGCATACGAATAAGTCCGGAATGGTTGACAAAATTTGACGGTGGATCAAGTTTCACTCTTAAGGGTTATTGGTATGACTGGAATTTCCATAATTTTTCTCCTACAAGTACAGAATTAAAAGGAGATATGGTTTATCGTCAGGCAGAATCTCAATATAGCAGACTTCTTTTTGATAAACATATGGGAACCCTTGGTTTAGAATTTTTGGAAGAAAAGATTGATTATAATTTGGTTAAAAAGACAATTGATACACACAGTATATTTCTGCAGGATGATTGGGCCGCCCTAAACAATATGAATTTAACTTTAGGTGCTCGTTTTGATTCACATTCTCAGTTCGGAGAAGAGATCAATCCCCGTCTCTTGGAACTTAGTAATAAAACACGAATTAAAGCTTCGATAGGAAAGAGTTTCAAGTCTCCTACTATCCGCCAGCTATATTATAATGCGCCTTTTAAACATGGCGATTACTATATTAAATCTAATCCCGACTTAAATCCCGAACGCGGAATAGGGTCATCAGTTGGTATGGAACAGGAATTCAGTGATAGATTTCTTTTGAATTTAGGTATTTTCAGAAACGATATCGACGATATGGTAGCAAGTATTGATACAGGTGAAACCTACCTTAATAAACCTCTTAAGAGCTATAAAAATGTTAATAAGGCCTATACGCAGGGAATAGAACTAGAAGTAAAGTCTAATTTTACTCAAGACATTGCTGGTTTTTTATCTTACACATTGTTGGATACCGAGGATAAAGAGAGAAAGAAAGATCTTCCTTATCAGCCTGTTCATACTGCTGGATGTAGACTGGATTATAAAAATAAAAAATATGCTTTTGGAACAAATTTTGGGATGCGGTATATTGGGTCAATGTTTAAAGATAGTGCCAATACTCAAGAGACAGATAATTATTTTGTTGCGGAAATGAAATTTATCAAAGAAATACAGAAATATGCAAAGGTTTCATTAGAAATAGATAACTTGTTTAATACTGATTATGGCGATCCATCTGTAGATAGAGAAGGAAGAACATTTACGGGGAAAATAAATTTGGAATTTTAA